CAAAATCTAAATAAATTAGCTTTTGTTCATAGTCTTGCGAATCTGCTGCAAGGTACGAAGTTGAGCCGAAGACGCGGCCAACTGAGCGGCCGCACGGCCGTAGTCGATGTCGCCACTTTGGTTCATCATATCTTGCTGTGCCTGCTTCTGGGCTTCCAGGGCAGCGGCCTCGTCTAAGTCGCCGGCGCGCAGTGCCGTATCGGCAAGAATGCTGACTACGTTGGGCTGCACTTCCAGGAAGCCACCGGATACGTAGTAGATCAATTCTTCACCGCTGTCCAACACAACACGAACCGGACCAGGCTCTAACGAGGTAAGCAGAGGCGCGTGACCGTAGGTGACACCCAGGTCACCATCAACACCGTTCGCGACAATTAATTTGGCACGGCCAGAATAAATTTCTGCTTCGGCGCTTACAATGTCACAGTGAATAGTCATAGCCATATCTTCTGCCTCTTAGGCGTGAAGCTCGCAAAGCGAGCTTACAATTTACCTGCTTTCTCAACTGCTTCTTCAATGGTGCCGACCATGTAGAAAGCCTGCTCTGGCAGGTGATCGTAGTCACCAGCAAGAATGCCTTTAAAGCCAGTAATGGTATCTTTCAAAGATACATACTTACCTGGGCTACCGGTGAAGACTTCTGCAACGTGGAAAGGCTGAGACAGGAAGCGTTCGATTTTACGAGCGCGTTCAACAGTCTTTTTGTCTTCTTCAGACAGTTCATCCATACCCAAAATGGCGATGATGTCTTTCAGCTCTTTAAAGCGCTGTAAGACCATCTGTACACCACGGGCCACTTCGTAATGCTCAGCACCAATGATCAGCGGGTCGAGCTGACGAGATGTAGAGTCCAGTGGATCTACCGCAGGGTAAATACCTTTAGACGCGATGTCCCGGCTCAATGTTACCGTTGAGTCCAAGTGAGCAAAGGTGGTGGCTGGCGAGGGGTCAGTCAAGTCATCTGCAGGTACATATACCGCCTGGATAGACGTGATAGAACCCGTCTTGGTGGAGGTAATACGCTCCTGAAGAACACCCATCTCTTCTGCCAGTGTTGGCTGATAACCTACCGCTGATGGCATACGACCCAACAGTGCAGATACTTCGGTACCGGCCAGTGTGTAACGGTAGATGTTATCGACGAAGAACAGTACATCACGACCTTCATCACGGAATTTCTCCGCCATGGTCAGACCTGTCAGAGCAACGCGCAGACGGTTGCCTGGGGGCTCATTCATCTGGCCGTAAACCATCGCAACTTTAGATTTGCTGAATTCTTCAACGTTAACAACGCCAGCTTCCTGCATCTCGTGGTAGAAGTCGTTACCTTCACGAGTCCGCTCACCCACACCGGCAAATACGGACAAGCCGCTGTGCTCAGTCGCGATGTTGTTGATCAGTTCCATCATGTTGACGGTTTTACCAACACCGGCACCACCGAACAAACCAACTTTACCACCCTTGGCGAAAGGACAAACCAGATCGATAACCTTGATGCCGGTTTCGAGGATATCTGAAGAGGCGGCTAATTCTTCGTAGGCAGGTGCCTTACGGTGAATTTCCATACGCTCTTTTTCACCAATAGGACCGCACTCATCGATAGGGTTACCGAGTACGTCCATGATGCGTCCCAGGGTTTCAACACCCACGGGTACTTTGATTTTTTCTTTGGTGTTGTTGACGTCAAGACCGCGACGAAGACCTTCTGAAGAGCCTAGTGCGATGGCGCGTACTACGCCGTCGCCCAACTGCTGCTGCACTTCAAGGGTCAAACCGCTGTCAGTCACTGTCAACGCGTCATAAACCTGCGGTACCGCATCGCGTGGAAATTCCACGTCGATAACGGCGCCGATGACTTGTACGATACGTCCGCTGCTCATGTCCGGTTCCTCTTAAAAACCTTAAAATTTCGAAATCTATTTCCGGGCCCGTCTAATCTCAAGGATTAAGACGATACCGCCGCCGCGCCACTTACAATTTCTGACAACTCTTGGGTAATTGCTGCCTGACGGGCTTTGTTGTAAACCAGCTGCAAGCCGTCAATGATATCGCCCGCATTATCGGTAGCGCTTTTCATTGCGATCATTCGTGCAGCCTGTTCACAGGCGCCGTTTTCTACTACGGTCTGGTAAACCTGCGACTCAACGTAACGAGTCAAAAGCCCTTCCAGTAATTCTTCCGGAGTAGGTTCGTAGATATAATCCCAGTGATGCTTAAGCGCATCATCCTGTTCCGCTTCCAGGGGCAATAACTGACGTACAAACGGGTTTTGAGTCATGGTGTTCACAAACTCATTCCCTACCAAAAACAAGCGGTCAATTTTGCCTTCGCTGTAGGCTTCTAGCATGACTTTAACGCTGCCAATCAGGTCTGAAACCGAAGGCGCTTCGCCTATGTCTCTCACTGAGGCAACCACGTTGCCGCCGAAATTTTTAAAGAAGCCTTGCGCCTTGGCGCCCACCAAGCAGAGGTCAACTTCTACAGATTGCTCAGACCACTGCTTCATGCCTTTGAGCGCAGCTTTGAACATATTGGTGTTCAAGCCGCCACATAGGCCGCGGTCTGTAGAAACAATCACAAAGCCAACGCGCTTAACGTCGCGCTCTTCCATGTACTGGTGGCGGTATTCGGGATTTGCATTGGCGATATGCCCAACCACCGCGCGCATGCGCTGCGCGTAGGGTTTACCCACTTCCATACGATCTTGAGCTTTGCGCATTTTACTGGCGGCCACCATTTCCATGGCGCTAGTAATCTTTTGCGTGCTCTTGATGCTGGAAATCTGGGTGCGTATTTCTTTTGCACCTGCCATGATTCAAAATCCTCAAAGCAGAAATGCTGCAGCGACTAGCAGTCATTGCAGCAGATCCGAATTACCAAGTTTGCGTTGACTTGAACTTCTCAACCAGTTCTTTGAACTTGCCTTCCAAGTCGTCGTTCCAGCTACCTGTATCGTTAATTTCTTTCATTACCGCGCTGTATTCTGCGTGGGCGAAAGAAATAACCGCACTTTCAAAATCCAGTACTTTGGCAACGTCGATATCTTTCAGGTGACCTTCGTTTGCGCAGTACAAAGACAGTGCCATATCGGCAATACTCATTGGGCTGTACTGTTTCTGCTTCATCAGCTCAGTAACACGCTCACCCTGAGACAGCTGGGCTTTGGTTGCTTCATCCAGATCAGAAGCAAACTGAGAGAATGCCGCCAGCTCGCGGTATTGAGCCAGCGCGGTACGAATACCACCAGACAGCTTCTTAATTACTTTAGACTGAGCAGAACCACCTACACGCGATACCGAAACACCCGCGTTCATTGCCGGACGAATACCGGAGTTGAACATGTCAGCTTCAAGGAAGATCTGACCGTCGGTGATAGAGATAACGTTAGTCGGTACGAAAGCCGATACGTCACCTGCCTGAGTTTCGATGATAGGCAGTGCGGTCAAAGAACCGGTTTTGCCTGTCACTTTACCGTCGGTAAATTTCTCAACGTAATCAGCAGATACCCGAGCAGCACGCTCTAGCAGACGCGAGTGGAGGTAGAAAACGTCACCGGGGTAAGCTTCACGGCCTGGCGGACGACGCAGCAACAGGGAGATCTGACGATAGGCCCATGCTTGCTTAGTCAAATCATCATAGATGATCAACGCGTCTTCACCGCGGTCACGGTAGTACTCACCGATAGTGCAACCTGTGAAGGGAGCAATAAACTGCATAGAAGCGGGATCAGACGCGGTGGCCGCAACGATAACCGTGTGGTCCATCGCGCCATGTTCTTCTAGTTTACGTACTACGGCTGCGATGGATGAAGCTTTTTGGCCTATCGCAACGTAGATACATTTAATCCCAGAATCTTTTTGGTTGATAATGGCGTCAACCGCAATAGCGGTTTTACCAATCTGGCGGTCACCGATAATCAGCTCACGCTGACCACGGCCGATGGGTACCATAGAATCAACCGCTTTCAGACCAATCTGTACAGGCTGGTCTACTGATTGACGCCAGATAACACCGGGGGCCACTTTCTCTATCGCGTCAGTTTCTTTGGCGTCGACAGGGCCTTTGCCATCAATAGGGCTACCCAGAGCGTTCACTACGCGGCCTTGCAGTTCAGGGCCAACGGGAACTTCCAGGATACGGCCAGTACATTTACAGGTCTGGCCTTCTGCGATACTGAGGTAATCGCCCAACACTACAGCACCGACGGAGTCGCGCTCTAGGTTAAGGGCCATGCCAAAGTGGCCGCCTTCAAATTCGATCATTTCGCCGTACATTACCTCGGTCAAACCGTGGATACGTACGATACCGTCGGATACCGATACTACCGTGCCCTCATTTTGGGCTTGGGCAGATACATCTAACTGATCGATGCGCTGCTTGATAATATCGCTAATCTCGGATGGATTCAGTTGCTGCATGCTCTGTTCCTCAATCCTATTCTCTAAACGCTCAGGAAGTTAATGCTTCAGCGAGTTTCGCCAAGCGACCGCGCACCGAGCCATCAATTACCAAGTCACCTGCCCGTACCACGACACCACCTAATAACTTGGGGTCGACTTGGTTGTGGATTTTGATCTCGCGCTTTAACTTCTCACGCAATTTCTCTGCTAGGCGTTTTTCAGACTCGGGGTCTAGTGCCAGTGCAGTGGTTAATTCCACATCTACAGTTTGTTCTTGGATGGCTTTTTGTGCTTCAAACAACTCGCTGATTAGCGGTAGCAAACTCAAGCGTTTGTTCTCTGCGAGAATCCTGATGAAATTTTGACCACCTGCGTTAAGCGCGTCGCCACAGACTTCTATAAAGCTCTGCGCCTGTTCGTCAGTAGTCTTTGACGGTGATGACAGCAATTTTTCTACCGCCTCACTGCTAGAAACTGCCGCTGCAGTTGCCAGCATAGTAGACCACTCTGCTAACGCAGATGATGCCAGGGCGTGTTCAAACGCCGCCTTGGCATACGGTCTTGCCATTGTGCTCAATTCAGCCATGATCAACCTCGCTTATAGGCCTGCGGCCAGCTTGTCGACCATGTCTTTGTGAACAGACTCATCGATTGACGCTTCGAGGATCTTCTCAGCACCCGCAAAAGCCAGTGTCGCAACCTGTGAACGCAGTGCTTCTTTTGCACGATTCACTTCTTGTTCAACTTCAGCTTGTGCAGACGCTTTCAGGCGATCGCCCTCAGTGCGTGCAGTGTCTTTTGCTTCTTCAACGATTTGACTGGCTCGTTTATTAGCAGCATCAATGATGCCTGCTGCTTCTGCTTTTGCCTCGCGCAGTTGTTTGGCGGCTTTTTCTTGAGCGAGCTCAAGATCACGGCCGGCACGATCTGCGGCATCTAAACCGTCGGCAATCTGCTTCTCTCTTTCTTCCATCGCGCTGCGGATAGCTTTCCAAACGAAAGCGTGGCAGAACCATACGAAGAATAGAAAGGTTATCGATTGTCCAATCAGTGTGAGATTAATATTCACGCCGATACCTCTGCTATGTGTGTTTGCTGGACGTAGTGTTTACGTGCGATACCTTAGGCAGGCAGGCCGGGAACAACGACGAACAACACATACATAGCGATACCTACACCGATCATTGGAACCGCATCAAGCAGACCTGCGATCAGGAACATTTTGCCTTGCAGCATAGGGGCCAATTCGGGCTGACGTGCAGAGCCTTCCAACAACTTACCGCCCAACAGAGCGAAGCCGATAGCAGTACCCAGTGCGCCAAAACCAATCATCAAAGAAACAGCGATCAGTGCCAAACCCATGGTAGTTCTCCTAGTTCATTTAAAGTTAAAAAGTAAGTAAAGCTTAAAAAATCAGTGGAACTGGTCTTCTTCTTCAATTTGGTGAGCCGTTGCCATATAAACAATGGTCAACACCATAAAGACGAAGGCCTGTAATGTAATGACGAGGATGTGGAATACGGCCCACGCCCACTGCAATACACCTGCGAATGCGCCCAGTAACAAACCTGCACCAAACATAGTCGCAATCAGGATAAAAATCATCTCACCAGCGTACATATTGCCGAACAACCGTAAACCGAGTGAGATTGGCTTGGATACCCAAGAAATTGCTTCCAATGCAAAGTTGATGGGCACCAGGAACACATTCACGAACCACTTGGGGTGGTGGAATGGGTGTAAGGTCAGTTCTTTGACAAAGCCCATCAAACCTTTTTTGGCGATGGTGAAATACACCATTAAGCCAAATACGGTAAAGCCCATGCCCAAAGTTACGTTGGGGTCGGTAGTCGGTACGACTTTAAAGAAGAAATGCGGGTTGCCAGTGATTTGGCCCATGGCCCACGGTAGCCAGTCGACAGGTACCAAGTCCATGGTATTCATCAACAAAATCCACACAAAGATGGTCAGTGCCATCGGTGCAATCATGGCATTTTTGTAGTGGAAGCCGTCTTTTACTGTCTGGTCGATAAAACCAACGACCATTTCGACAAAATTTTGCATGCCGCGAGGAACGCCGCTGTGCGCACGCTTGGCAATGCGGGCAAAAATCAGTAGGAATAATGCGCCTAGGCCAATGGACCAAAGCATGGAATCTACATGAAGGGCCATAAAGCCCATATCGGAGGCTTCGGCGCTGCTGTGAGCCAGCGTCCAGGTGTCGTTTTTGAGCACTTCATGAACGTGTCCGGATTCGTCCACACGCTCATAACCGGCAGGGAGCTTGCCAAAAGTGAGATTGGTTAGATGGTGTTGGATATATCCAACGGTGGTTTGGGATTCACCTGCCATGTGTCACTCTCGTATTGAATTACGCGGTTCGGCGCTCACGTTGTTTTTCCACCCGGCCGTAAAAGGCAACCAACAGAGTGTTTAACAGTAGCGCAGCTAAATAGGCTAAAAATAAGAAAAGCACGTTTAATGGAGAAAGCGCAGCAAAAACCCCGGCGAACAAAGCCACCGTGGTGATATATTTCCCCGCCTCTCCTCGATAAAAGGATTGGCTAATCTCCCGGGCATACAGCGCTCCCGAATAACGAAACGCTTGGCGTGCAAAATAGGCATTGGGTCCAATGGAAATCAACCCGCCCGCAAATACTGAGTACGCCTCTACCCAATCAAAGGGAAATAAAACTGCGACGCTCGCCATCACCAGCAACAATAATTGCAAAGCATAGATTTTAAACAACGGCGGTCTGGCAATCGTATGGGCAGCGTGCGGCGCTGAGATATGTGTCTCTACTAGTGTCATACGCTGCGTATTGCTAACCAATTTGCCGATGCGGCATCTGTTTTGGTGATGAAACGGCTTGTCTAAAAAGCGGGGCGAATTATAGGGTCTGTTTGGCTAAGTATCAACCAGTTTGCAGCTACATCGCGCCTAAAGTATGAAGCTGGGCCCTTTCATTTGCCCGCTACAATCAAGTAGTTAGCATCATAATTTTGTCATTTTTAAAAAGTTATACCAGATCAGGTGTATCTGCTAACAACCCTATACTATATAAGCTATTTAATATGAGCGAGAATTCCGTCCAGCTCGTCGAGACTACTGTATTGAATTACCAGCTTTCCTCGACCCTTATTGCCATGTTGAATCGCTACGGGAGACCCGACTCGCTCCGATAACTCTTCTTGAAGCTTGAGAATATCGGGATCTTTTTCTGCTGGCTTGGTTTGATCGGCTGACTTTTCTTCGACCAATTTTCGTACCAGCGCTTCAGTTTGGCGCACCGACAAGCCGCGGCTTACCACTGTATTCGCCGCAGAAGACTGCTGTTCCGGGGGCAAACCTAACAACGCCCGGGCGTGGCCCATTTCAATATCACCATTCTCCAGCAATTTTTGTACCTCTTCCCGCAAACCGGTCAGACGTAGCAAATTGGTGATGGTGGTTCTGGATTTGCCCACCAGACGGGCTATTTCCGCGTGGGTCAATTCAAATTCTTTTTGCAGGCGAACCATGGCGAGGGCTTCTTCCATCGGATTGAGGTCTTCCCGCTGGAGATTTTCGATCAGCGCCATTGCCGCTGCGGTCTCGTCGGGGACCTCTCGGATCAAGGCCGGTACCGTGTCCAATCCGGCCAGCTGGGAGGCGCGCCAGCGCCGTTCGCCGGCAATAATTTCGTATCGGTCCACGCCCAGCAAACGCACCACAATTGGCTGCATAATGCCTTGGGACTTGATGGATTCAGCCAGTTCTTCCAGCGCTTCGGGTTGCATATCCCGGCGTGGCTGATATTTACCCCGCTGTAAAAATTCAATGGGCAAATTGCGCATGCTACCTTCGACCACTGATTCTGACACCGAATGTTCCGTTATAGCGGGCGTTGGCGCATCACCGCTGTCAGTGATATCTGGCAATGGCGCGGGCTGTACCGCAACCGGTTCGGCAGATGCACCCAGCAGGGCATCTAATCCCCGTCCTAATCCTCGTTTTTTAGCCATCGATCTGTTCAGCCTGTGCACTGTTATTTTCAAGGACGCCACTTGGCGGCGTGGTACTAAGTCGCCGCAGCATTTCTCCAGCCAATGCCAGATAGGCTAGGGCACCTTTGGACTGCTTGTCGTAATACAACACAGGCAATCCATGACTGGGGGCTTCTGCCAACCGCACATTTCTGGGGATAACGGTGCTATAAACCTTATCGCCAAAATGGCGTTTTAATTCGTCGGTAACCTGATTGGTCAAGCTGGTGCGACCGTCATACATGGTGCGCAAAATACCTTCCACTTCCAGCTCGGGGTTTATCAGTTGCTTGACCCGATTCACTGTGTTGAGCAAGGCACTTAAACCTTCCAAGGCATAATATTCGCACTGCATGGGAATGATTACGCCGTGAGCTGCAGCAAGAGCATTGACGGTGAGCATATTCAGCGATGGAGGACAATCGATCAAAATATAATCATAGTCATCTAATATCGGATGTAATGCTTCTTTAAGACGAAATTCCCGGCCAATTTCATTAATCAGCTCAACTTCTGCCGCGGTTAGATCTTGGTTTGACGGTACAACACTAAAACCGCTGTCTTCGGCGTAGGTCAAAGTATCCGCAATACTTCGCCCGCCCACCAACACGTCGTAAACAGAGTATTCAACGTCGTCTTTATCGACACCGCAACCCATAGTGGCATTGCCTTGGGGATCGAGATCAATCATCAAGACCCGACGTTTGGTCGCCGCCAGCGACGCAGCCAGGTTAACGGTAGTAGTCGTTTTACCGACACCGCCTTTTTGATTGGTGATTGCAAAGACCTTGGCCACGAGCCGTCCCTTTTGGTTATGCAGTCAAACAGGAAACGCTGCGCGGTCGGGAACGAGTAGCAGCAAATGACGAGCTTCGTCCAAACCTGGAACACTGAGCGAATGATAGCGCTTGACGATAAAGTGTTTTGGCAGCTGACTCAACTCCTGCTCTGGGTATAAGCCCTTCATAGCGTATAAATACCCCGATTCACGAAGCAGCGGGCCACAGGCCTGAGCCATATCGCTCAGAGAGGAAAAAGCCCGGGACAGAATACCATCAAACTGCTGCGTTCTTTCAAAGTCTTCGATTCGCTGACAGTGAACACTCACATTTTTTAGATCTAAACGCGCTTTGCTTTCAATTAAAAAGCGGGTTTTTTTACCGTTACTATCCAGCAATGCAAACTGACGCTGTGGAAAAACAATGGCCAAAGGAATACCGGGTAAACCCGGTCCGGTGCCCACATCGAGAAAATCACTCCCCTCAATCAAATCAGTAATACTGAGACTGTCGAGCAAATGTTTAATCAGCATTTGCTCAGGGTCGCGAATGGCAGTGAGATTATAGGCCTTGTTCCACTTTTGCAGCAGCGCCAAATACGCTAGCAGTGCTTGTATTTGCGCGTCACTAAGAACGAGATTCAGCGCAGTGCAACCAGCACGCAGGCGTGATTCCAGGGCATTCACTCAGGCTGACTTCCTTTTTTCCAGCAAGCCGCGTTTTTTTAAATAAACCAGTAATAGCGAGACCGCAGCTGGAGTGACACCGGGAATTCGGGACGCCTGGGCCAGTGTTTGTGGCCGGGTATCCAATAGCTTTTGCTTCACTTCGTTGGAAAGCCCTTCGACAATGCTATAGTCAAAATCCACCGGCAAACAGGTATTCTCATGCCGGCGCAGACGCTCAATTTCGTCTTTTTGCCTGTCTATGTATCCCGCGTACTTCACACCAATCTCTAGCTGTTGAGCGACGCTTTCGTCCACTGCCTCAACACTGCCCAACAAATTTGCCAGATCGTGATAATCCAACTCAGGCCGCTTTAGCAATTCCAGTAAGTTGTATTCATGACTGAGAGGTTTACTGATTTTTTCTGAGAGTTTTTCTGCCGCTGGCGTACCGGGTTGAATCCAGCTGCTAGCAAGGCGTTGACGCTCTTTGGCGATTTGCTCGCGTTTTTCGCAAAACGCGGCCCAGCGCTCGTCGTCTACCAAGCCCAGTTCGCGGCCTTTTTCGGTTAATCGCAGATCGGCATTATCTTCCCGAAGCAATAAGCGATATTCCGCCCGAGAAGTAAACATGCGATAGGGCTCTTTGGTACCCATGGTGATGAGGTCGTCCACCAAGACACCAATGTAAGCTTCGTCCCGACGAGGACACCAAGGGTCTTTGCCTTGAGCCTGCAATGCTGCATTGGCACCGGCTAACAGCCCCTGTGCAGCCGCTTCTTCATAGCCCGTGGTGCCGTTAATTTGCCCTGCGAAAAATAGCCCGTGCAAAAATTTGGTTTCCAACGAGGATTTTAGGTCTCGTGGCTCAAAAAAATCATACTCAATGGCATAACCCGGTCGGGTCATATTGGCATTTTCGAAGCCCTTAATAGATCGCACCAGGCTCAATTGCACGTCAAAAGGCAGGCTGGTAGAGATGCCGTTGGGGTATAGCTCGTGGGTACCAATTCCCTCTGGCTCAATAAACACTTGATGGCTGTTTTTATCCGCAAAGCGATGCACTTTGTCTTCAATCGACGGGCAGTAGCGTGGGCCAATACCCTCAATCACCCCGGTATACATGGGTGAGCGATCTAAACCACCACGAATAATTTCATGAGTGCGCTCATTGGTGTGGGTAATCCAACAACAAACTTGCTGGGGATGTTGATTGCGGTTGCCAAGGTAGGACATAACCGGTTCTGGTGTGTCGCCCCACTGTTGCTCTAGACCATCAAAATTAACGGTTTTGGCGTCTATTCGAGGTGGGGTACCGGTTTTTAGACGATCTACTCGAAACGGTAACTCGCGAAGGCGATCAGCCAAGGCAATAGACGGTGGATCCCCTGCTCGACCACCACTGTGGTTATCAAGACCAATGTGGATTTTACCGCCCAAAAATGTTCCTGCTGTCAGGACGACGGTTTTGGCAAAAAATTTCAAGCCGATATTGGTAACCACGCCGCGAACAGTTTCACCCTCAACAATCAGGTCATCGACGGCTTGTTGAAAGATCGCTAAATTTTGCTGGTTTTCTAGCTGATTTCGCACGGCGGCTTTGTAAAGTACTCGATCTGCTTGTGCACGAGTTGCTCTTACAGCGGGGCCTTTACGGGCATTTAATACCCTGAACTGGATGCCACCTAAGTCAGTAGCTTTAGCCATGGCACCACCCAAGGCATCAATTTCCTTCACCAAATGGCTTTTACCAATGCCACCTATTGCAGGATTACAGGACATTTGCCCTAAGGTTTCTATGTTGTGGGTTAACAACAGCGTTGCACAGCCCATTCGAGCGGCCGCCAGTGCAGCCTCAGTACCGGCGTGACCACCACCAATAACGATAACGTCGAAGCTTTGCGGATAATCCACGATGCACCTGATTTTAGCTGGATGGAAAGAGGCGAAATTATACGGGTATCAGAGGCTGCTGCAATGAAATTGATGAAAATTTAATCAGTTAGTTTTAAGAATAAAGAAGTATATAAATATGTTGATATATATATGTTTTTTTATTCTTGTAGTAATTATTACTGAGTGCTCTTTTTGTTGGTAACTTACCTAAATAATTGATTTATATAACAAAATTCATTGTATAACCCTGCGATTTATCCACATTTTTCTTGTTGGCAGGCTGGGATGTAACTGGGGATGAAATGTGGATAACTTTGCTGTTTTCTGTGGCTTGTGGGTAAGCCACTCATTTTTAAGGGTTTGTATACATTCTGGAGAGAGCTTATGCCCTAGTTTTTCCCCAGGCAATTTAGCAATTTTTCTTTAAGTAAGGGCAATGAAACAGGTTTGCTTAAATAATCGTTCATGCCACATTGAAGTGCTCGGTCTTTATCTTCCTGAAGGGTATTGGCTGTTAAGGCAATAATAGGCAGTAATGCTAGATCGGGGTTTTGTCTTATTTTTTGGCAGGTTTCAAAACCATCCATGACGGGCATTTGCAAATCCATTAACACGACATCGGGCATATGATGCGCCAATACCGCTAGTGCTTCGCCGCCATGGTTTGCGGTAGTAACTTGTATACCCCACTTTTCGAGTACACGACTCACTAACATTAGATTAACGGGATTATCCTCTACGACTAAGGCTGAAAGCCCCACTAAGCTATTATTGACGGTAGGTTTAGCGGTTTTTAGTGGTCTTTTTGTCCGGTATTCACAATGCCACTGCAACGTGAATGTGGAGCCACTCCCTACATTACTATTTAATTGCAGCGATATATTCATTAGCTCGCAGAGCCGTTTTACTATCGCCAATCCTAAGCCGGAGCCACCGTAACGGCGTATAGTTGAGTTGTCTGCTTGGCGAAAGCTGTCGAAAATAACTTTTTGTTGATTTGGGCTAATGCCTATACCCGTGTCTTCGATACTTATTTCAACTAGCAGTTGTTTACTGGTTTTCTCTTTGCAAGCAATACCCAGCGTAACCTGACCATTTTCAGTGAATTTAACAGCATTACTGCTTAAGTTAAGTAGTACTTGCCTAAGTCGAGTCTCATCCCCTAATAGCTGTATCTCGTTGAGTGTTGTCTCTATATTCAGCTTTAAACCAATACCTTTGCTATTGGCCTCATAGCGGAGGGCGTTAACAGTTTTTTCCAGAAGCTCATCAATATTAAAGAAGTCATTGATGATTTCGAGTTCTCCTTTTTCTATTTTAGAAAAATCGAGAATGTCATTTACAATCCCAAGCAGTAATTCGCTGGAATCGCGAGCTACTGCCACATAGTGACTTTGTTCTTGGTTAAGTGACGTCTCTTCCAGCAGTTGCAACATACCCAGAGCGCCATTCATTGGTGTGCGGAGTTCGTGGGTCATCGTTGCCAAAAATAAGCTTTTTGCCCGGTTGGCTTCTTCGGCCTCTGCTTTGGCCAGTTCTAACTGGCTAACATGGGTTTTGATAGCCAGCTGCTGTTCATCGAGGCTGGCTGACATATTATTGATGTGTTTCTGTAGTTCACCGAGTTCACCCGATTGAACATTATTAATACGCACTCCAGTGCGACCGTTTGCTATGTCTCGGGTTGCGGCATTGATATCATCAAGAGGACTGGCGAGACGTCGACTAATTCGCCATGCCAAACCAATACTGATTATGATTACCAGTATGGCAATTGAACTGGAAACAAGAAAAATTTGCTGCTGAAGGCGTCTTAGCTCCAAATTAGATTGTTCTACGGCTACCGACCCCAGTAATTTGGACTCGCCGTTATTTAATGTTTCGCCTGTTATGGCGTCTTC
The DNA window shown above is from Spongiibacter sp. IMCC21906 and carries:
- a CDS encoding F0F1 ATP synthase subunit epsilon, with the translated sequence MAMTIHCDIVSAEAEIYSGRAKLIVANGVDGDLGVTYGHAPLLTSLEPGPVRVVLDSGEELIYYVSGGFLEVQPNVVSILADTALRAGDLDEAAALEAQKQAQQDMMNQSGDIDYGRAAAQLAASSAQLRTLQQIRKTMNKS
- the atpD gene encoding F0F1 ATP synthase subunit beta, yielding MSSGRIVQVIGAVIDVEFPRDAVPQVYDALTVTDSGLTLEVQQQLGDGVVRAIALGSSEGLRRGLDVNNTKEKIKVPVGVETLGRIMDVLGNPIDECGPIGEKERMEIHRKAPAYEELAASSDILETGIKVIDLVCPFAKGGKVGLFGGAGVGKTVNMMELINNIATEHSGLSVFAGVGERTREGNDFYHEMQEAGVVNVEEFSKSKVAMVYGQMNEPPGNRLRVALTGLTMAEKFRDEGRDVLFFVDNIYRYTLAGTEVSALLGRMPSAVGYQPTLAEEMGVLQERITSTKTGSITSIQAVYVPADDLTDPSPATTFAHLDSTVTLSRDIASKGIYPAVDPLDSTSRQLDPLIIGAEHYEVARGVQMVLQRFKELKDIIAILGMDELSEEDKKTVERARKIERFLSQPFHVAEVFTGSPGKYVSLKDTITGFKGILAGDYDHLPEQAFYMVGTIEEAVEKAGKL
- the atpG gene encoding F0F1 ATP synthase subunit gamma yields the protein MAGAKEIRTQISSIKSTQKITSAMEMVAASKMRKAQDRMEVGKPYAQRMRAVVGHIANANPEYRHQYMEERDVKRVGFVIVSTDRGLCGGLNTNMFKAALKGMKQWSEQSVEVDLCLVGAKAQGFFKNFGGNVVASVRDIGEAPSVSDLIGSVKVMLEAYSEGKIDRLFLVGNEFVNTMTQNPFVRQLLPLEAEQDDALKHHWDYIYEPTPEELLEGLLTRYVESQVYQTVVENGACEQAARMIAMKSATDNAGDIIDGLQLVYNKARQAAITQELSEIVSGAAAVSS
- the atpA gene encoding F0F1 ATP synthase subunit alpha, which gives rise to MQQLNPSEISDIIKQRIDQLDVSAQAQNEGTVVSVSDGIVRIHGLTEVMYGEMIEFEGGHFGMALNLERDSVGAVVLGDYLSIAEGQTCKCTGRILEVPVGPELQGRVVNALGSPIDGKGPVDAKETDAIEKVAPGVIWRQSVDQPVQIGLKAVDSMVPIGRGQRELIIGDRQIGKTAIAVDAIINQKDSGIKCIYVAIGQKASSIAAVVRKLEEHGAMDHTVIVAATASDPASMQFIAPFTGCTIGEYYRDRGEDALIIYDDLTKQAWAYRQISLLLRRPPGREAYPGDVFYLHSRLLERAARVSADYVEKFTDGKVTGKTGSLTALPIIETQAGDVSAFVPTNVISITDGQIFLEADMFNSGIRPAMNAGVSVSRVGGSAQSKVIKKLSGGIRTALAQYRELAAFSQFASDLDEATKAQLSQGERVTELMKQKQYSPMSIADMALSLYCANEGHLKDIDVAKVLDFESAVISFAHAEYSAVMKEINDTGSWNDDLEGKFKELVEKFKSTQTW
- a CDS encoding F0F1 ATP synthase subunit delta, which gives rise to MAELSTMARPYAKAAFEHALASSALAEWSTMLATAAAVSSSEAVEKLLSSPSKTTDEQAQSFIEVCGDALNAGGQNFIRILAENKRLSLLPLISELFEAQKAIQEQTVDVELTTALALDPESEKRLAEKLREKLKREIKIHNQVDPKLLGGVVVRAGDLVIDGSVRGRLAKLAEALTS
- a CDS encoding F0F1 ATP synthase subunit B — protein: MNINLTLIGQSITFLFFVWFCHAFVWKAIRSAMEEREKQIADGLDAADRAGRDLELAQEKAAKQLREAKAEAAGIIDAANKRASQIVEEAKDTARTEGDRLKASAQAEVEQEVNRAKEALRSQVATLAFAGAEKILEASIDESVHKDMVDKLAAGL
- the atpE gene encoding F0F1 ATP synthase subunit C — protein: MGLALIAVSLMIGFGALGTAIGFALLGGKLLEGSARQPELAPMLQGKMFLIAGLLDAVPMIGVGIAMYVLFVVVPGLPA